GATTTCGCCTACAGAAACAATGTTCCTTCATACTAAGTCCACAAATCCTGTCCATTCTAGCTGCCAGCTACCTCAAAAGCAatcctgcctccttgcctcctcTGCCTTGAAGGCAGAACCTCACTTAAACTAGCAATGGGCTTGGAGCTGGTCCCCTCATGCCCCAGTCAGGATTTCTGCCCCACCCTTCACACTGTAGGGGAACCCACCTCTCACCAGCTCTAAGTCATTGTCACCAGAGCCTAGAAATGCTCAAGGAAAAACTTAGCCATCCCATGCTTCTGCTGGGCGGAGCTGCAACTTGGAGCCATGTCTTCTGACTCTTAGTCTGGTCCATACTGTTCTTACCAGTTGATTTTATGTTTCCAGGGCTCTTGTTGGTTTAGCAAACAAGAAAAACGATGGTGAGATACCTTTCATACATCAATGCCAgcagcagaggggaaggagggtagAGGAAATAAAGTGCAAGACCCAAATCATCCTGGCACCCTTTAGTCACCCCAGTCTATACTGGTGTGgtatccattttcttctctttctcttctaggTACTTCTTGCTCAAATcatctgattctttcttctttagactTCCTAACCACTGTCTTCACTATTTGAAGAGGGAAACTAATAGGGTTGCTGGACATAATTCTACTgcggaggggggtgggcagaaggagATTTCCCCACACCAACAACAGTTCTTCAGGCACCGGCTGGGTGTTCTATAAtccaactcaattctgacaccattTACCTGGAGATAGCCTCAGACACCACAgcttaagggctcagtcctacaaggcTGTCCCTCACCCCTTCAGATGCCACTTTTAAGTCCAGGTTATctatcacctgtgcttctgacccaccAGCTATAGATTGGAGGTTCCCAAGACTCTCTCTTCGGGTTTGATGAATTTGCTAGAGCCACTCACAGAACTAAGAGAAGGGTTTTACCCACTAGATCACCAGTTTATTGTAAAAGGATCTAACTCAGgaatagccagatggaagagaccCATAAGGCAAGTCAGTTATGGGGAAAGAATGCAGGCCTTCTGTGAGCTCTCCAAGAGAGCCATGCTCCCCACATCTCCATGCTTTCACCAACAGTAAGCTCTCCAGACTCCATTCTTTGGAGGTTTTTATGGAGgattcattacataggcatgatcgATTAAATCATTGGCAGCTGGGGACTGAACTCaatccctgcccttccccctccctatgggtggagggtgggactgaaagttccaaccctctaatcacatggttaaTTCACCTGGCAAtgagcccccatccttaggtgcttccagaaagtcacctcattaacataaattcAGTTGTGGCAGGAggtttgttatgaataacaagGTGCCCATTTCACCTTTATGGCCCTGAAGCCATTTTAGGAACTAAGGACAAAAGatcaaatattataacaaaagctgctctcatttctcttatcactcaggaaattccaagggttttgacAGCTGTGAGCTAAGAACTATGGATGAAGAGCAAATAAATatctgaatgaccaaatatataCCCCTTGTAAGTCACAGTATTACAGGGATTCTTCAAACATTCTGCACATCTAAATCTTACAAATAAATGAAGTTGTGAAACTGCACCTGATTTCTAGATGTTTGGAGAAGCTTTTTGGTTCTCACTTCATTCATAATCATGATCTACCACCCTCACCACCCTTCCCTACACTTTCTCTCCACtaaaataccaccaccaccaccagcaacaaaatcagtttcatatatttttataagcagccttaaattctttttaagacAAGGCAAAGTTATATGCTAACCAAGTCAGAATTCAGGTGGCCATTTGTCCCAGTTTGTCTATGACAATCCCAGTTTCAGCCTATTGCCCTGCATAATTTCTGAAAAAGCTCCTTCTTTTACTCTAAAAAAGGCGTTCCCCGTTTTAGAAGATCAATTATATGCTCACCTTACTTAAAAATACACCTGGATTTTCTAGTAAAGTGCTTTCCAGGTGACTGCTGTTGCACACCTCATTGGACTTCATTTGCACAACTCTGCAAAATAGGAAGggaaatcttttatttctgttaattaaATGAAGTAACCAAGGTTTCAAGCTGTAGGTGGTGACTGTTTGACGTCACATACTCAGGGATAGAATCAGAGCCAGAACCCAGGATTCCTGACTTCAAGTCCAATGTTTTTCAGTTGTCAATCACTTCGTGCAAATATCTGAGTAAAGACAAACTTTACTCTCTTGGTTGGTAATTTGCTTGCACTTGGGCCTAGAATAGTTTAGACAGGTTCATCCTTGCCCAGACACTGTCCTTTCACATTTAAAGCAAGCAGAGATGAAAGAAGAATTACTTAAACATAAAGAGCCTATTAGTGAATCCGAGGGACCCTGGGGCCAGATGACATACATTGTTTACTTTACGGGGTGCAATTATGTCAGATTATTGTAATCTTATATCTAACCAAATTAGTATGTTtcagttaacaacaacaacagaaaaagagaaaagaaaaaaaaaaaaaagatcaataatgAATGTCTACTGTTACAAAGAACATAAGGGTTCTGTCCCAgtcttacaaatatattttccctgtGGTTATGtgctactccttttttttttttttttttttttttaacctaaaattcTACCTTCCTTGGATAACTGGCAAGGAGACAAAGGCACAGTGTTTGGCAAGGTCTCCAGGGTATACCAGAGGGGCTGAATGCGGCGCCacgccaataaataaataaatatatactctCCTAACCTCCGATGACCCGCCCCAAAAGAAGGCCACAAGACCCTTGGGCGTAGCTCTCTCTGCAACGACAGAAAAGGGTCCACTGAGCCTGGGGAAGGATGACTCCAAGCTGCTGGCCAGTTTAGCTAGACTGCAGCAGAGGGGTGGACGCCTTTGGTCCAGCTGTGTGCACCGCCGCAGCCCAGAGAGGTGGCCGACCTCCCCTgcgcagcaggctccaggagctgaAGGTAAGAGGCCAGCGGAGGACAAGCGCGGTCCCCAGCAAGGGGAGGAGGGCCGCGCGCGCAtgcgccccgccgccgccgctgccggcCGGAAGAGCCGGGCAGCGGAGCCGCTACTCCCCGCGCTAGTCGCCGCGGCGCTGGGGAGAGCGCTGGCCGCGCGATGCGGCCCGTGGACAGTGCCGGGGCGGCGGAGGTGCCAGAGCCCGGGCTACCGCTGACGGACGACGCGCCGCAGGGCGCCAGTGAGGAGCCGGCGGCGGCGGAGGCAGCGGGGACGCCCGGCCCCTGCAGGTGCTGGGTGTGCGGCAACTCGCCGTGCGGCTCGGGTGCGTCGCAGGGTGAGTGTGGGGTGCAGACCCGGCGCGGGTTTCGCCTCTGGGGTTGGGTGGAGGGGGTGCGGGTGTCAATGGGCTAGGGTCCCCGCAACTCTGGGCCGGGGGCGCAGCGAGGACCGCGCCCCCATCCCTACCTTGCCCAGAGCTCGGGGAAAACCCTCGAGCCCTCACCTGGGGGTCTGCAAAGCAGAAGCCCTTTTCGTCCCCGCGGGCGCGAAGACCAGGAAAGTTTCTGATTGTGTTTGGAACCCTTTTGGGATTCTGAAACTGTACCTGTAATTAAAGTGTTGCGGGCACTACCGCGGAGTCAGATTGCAGTTCTGACTGCACCCTGCTGGAGGTTGGGGGGCAGTCAGAGAGGCCATCCCTTAGGCTGGTGAGGTTGGGGGGGTCAGTAAGAGAGGCCATCCCTCAGGTGAGTGAGGCTGGGGGGTCAGTAAGAGAGGCCATCCCTCAGGTGAGTGAGGCTGGGGGGTCAGTAAGAGAGGCCATCCTGCAGACAGGTGAGGTTGGGGGTGGAGAGCTAACCGTGAACACTGATCACAGTAGGAAGCCGTGTTCCCTGAAGAGGAAGTTGAAAAGCATAGAGCCTAGAAAATGTTTGCCTCAGTCTTAGAATCTTGGGAAGGTAGAGTTGAGTGGGACCACAGGTTCTTAAGCTTTTGGGGTTAGGaggacttttttgttgttgtaaattTTTACAATATCTTTATTCATAACAACTCACTGAACtaaaccaaatgtccattgttaatataatgaatattttgtaatatattcttttttttctgtttttaaaaatttgaaccaCTATTGTATACCTAAAATATAGGAGGACTTTCTTGGCAACTAATCCTAAACAAGGCAGAGGCACAATCTTATATACATTGTTAAGAGGTTCACAGACCTGTGTCCAAAGCCAGAGACCCTTTGTAAAAACACCTTGATCTTGTTCAACCTCTTCTTTCCACAAATGAGGGAAATGAAGCCCGGGAAGGTGAGGGCTTGGCGGTGGGGGTTGCTTTGTTTTTCCCTAGATCTGGCATGTGTGGGTGAGACATGGCACAAGTCCCTGCAGCACCAAAGTTAAGGATCCCAGCATGCCAGAGTCCCAGGCTAGGCCTTTTCCACTGACCACAGTGCTACTTTAAGCACATTCCTCCTTAACTCCACCACCCACCTAGGTCATTTTCCTGGAAACAGAGGAAATAGGTAGATCTCCCTTGAAGACAAAGTTACACAGCCTGCACCATCTCATCCTCTGGGTGGCCTCCTCTAAGTGTGACCCTGATTTCTATGCCTCTTATCCCTACCCCATTCCCCCTTCTCCCTATTAGGAACTTTCCCCTAATTTAGAGAGACGAAACCCAGATGATTCTTGCTCCATTTTTGTCCTAAATGCTAACAATggtcagacttctttttttttttaattaaaaaaaaatttttttaaataattttagagagcacgcggggaagagaggggagagaggcagagggagaaggagagaggggaagaagcccaagcaggccccatgctcagtgcagagccacacacggggctcgatcccacgaccctgggatcatgacctgagccgaaatcaagagctggatgctcaaccgactgagccacccaggcgcccccaaaatgatcAGACTTCTGATTATTTATGCATGGGCTGGTGCCTCCAGAGAAGGGGCTACCCCAAGCTGTGTAGACCAGATGTGTAGCTTGTAAAGAGGTGAATTTCTCACCTTATCAGTTATTATGGTTGAATGTCATTTTGGTGGAATGCTGAGTCAGTCCTGGTAAACTCTTAAATGTTTCTGCTGTTTGTAAACCAAAGAGGAATACTGTACCCTCAGGCAGCACATGgcaaaatgataaacattataAGCGACTGCACCTAAGAATCTTGTGGCGTCTTTTAACTTCAAAGAAAATTGCTAACAGTGAGACTTAGTAATAGTTATTGTAAGGTGACCAGATAATATTCTGAAAACAGGACTGCCATAGAAACACTTTAAACCACTGTACTGTTTGTTGTCATTGAACTTTGTGACAGTATCACTTTAACTGCTTGATCCAACTGGTTATCTCAAGAAAGCTCATTTTCAAGTTCAGGTTGAAACTTTGAAACTGTTACCCATTTTTCTACATTCTTGGATAACCTTCACAGACAGCATACAGCTATCCTAagatatctatttattttcttgagggaCAGTGTGGATCTTAGCCTGAAGCAAGAAACTGTCTTAGATGTGTGCCTCACACGCCCCTGGAGGGAGTTCTCTAGTGTAGCGATGGTTCTCTAGCTGGCAGGGCTTTTACAGTCCCAGAGATCCTGTagcagtgggtctggggtggggctcgggaactgaagtttaaaaaattactcagtTGATTCTGATTCCCAGCCAGGGTTGTGAATCACCACTTTAAAGGATAGAGAAACTGAGcaacttttcagttttcttctaaCTCAAGAAATTACACTGTGGCCACTTAATTTGAATTATTTAGCTATGCTTGTAGTGGAATATGATCATAGAAGCACAGTACATAAACAAATGCATCTTTGGATGATGCTACTCTCTTGTTCATCTCCCTTGGCAGAATGGAAATTATTATTCAGTAAGAGAGGTCTGCATGAGTAGAACCAAGCCTCACCCTCATAAGAAATAATCAAGTTCAGCCAGGCCTTGTAACAACTGCCCTGTTGCAGTCAGCAATCATGGGTCATAGGGTGTTTATAGGCAAGAAAATATGTGAGTGTTTTAAGAGACAAGATAATCAGAACCAGGGGTataaaattgagttttaaaagagttaaaattaaataaataaataaaacagttaaaataccatgttaagttaaaattttttggagaaaaatttaaaagtttaggtTGGGGAAGATCCTTGAAATACAGACCGGGGAGATGTTTTCTGTCCTTGATCTTCCTGTTCTGTTCTGTGTGAGGGTGTTGGTTCTATGCATGGGTTgggtttcttttaagaaaaactattttatttggaCCTGAACCCTGAAATTTCAGAAGCTGAACACTGAGGCTGACCACAGCCAAGACATGTATTTTGTGGTGCTTAACTTGGAAGTCGTCTAAAGTTTCCTTCTCATGGGCTGAGTAAGTATGTGCAGTTTGTTTCTGTGGTATCTGAGCCACATAGGTGTTGAACAGAATGTGGAGGATTCTGGTACTTACAATACATAATATGTGACATGATGACTGGTAGCTCCAAATGATTCTCTTCGACTGTGCACCTGGAACAGGAAGAGGTAAAGGCCTCTGATCACAATGGTATCTCTTACTACAAAGGTCAGGCTGTACAGTGCACCATCATACTTTGTCCTGAGtcacaaagacacacacaaagattGTGCACCATCATACTTTGGTCCTGAGTCACAAAGTGTCTGTCACTTGTGGGCAAAGGTATCCAGCTAACATGAGGATACTGAAATGTATTACTGGGTGTTTGCATTTATCAgagaaggacatttttaaaaaacattattatgCAAAACTGTTCTCTAGCCAAGTAACACATTATAAATTCCTAGATTGGAATGATAATCCTAGTTTTACTAGAAATTGCAAGTACCCACACACCTTTCCATTTTGCTATGTTCTTAACTGATGAGGGCCAGTAGCATTTCCTtcatattcttttcttgttttgtattagtttcaataaagaaaaaaatagtaatacgTTCCTCAGTTTGTCACCTGTCTTTTAGGGAGTTCTCTGCTTACCCTGTCCCATTTTGCTCCCCTCTGAATGATGGGTTTGGGGTGAGTATGAGATTGAAAACAGATTTTAGTCCTGTGTTCGGTAACTAAGACAGAAGTGGCTAAACAAAAGTTGAATGCTCATAGTCACTAATGGATTGAATACTTGATGCCCTAGAGAAAGCAGAAGTTTCTTGGTTCAGATCAAGCCAAGAAGTTGGTATTAAATGGcagttgtaattttttaaaaattttattttaaagcactttGAGGTCAGAGGGGTAGACCTACCCTCTGTCCTCAAAGAGTTTATGCTCTAAATGGAAGATAAGTTGTAAAACCATGAAAAGTAAAAGATTTGATTAATGGTTCAAAGTAACAAAACAGCTTTCCCAGATTAGGCTGTTACCAGTGGTGTTAGACTGTGCATCTTTCTATGGAGTTCTCTCATATactttcatttagcaaatatttaatcGGGGTCTTCCATGTGGCAGGCACAAACAAGAGGTCCAGTTGAGGTCCCAGCCTGGAAGGGTTCACAGGCTACTGGGAGAAGTAAGATAATCAACAAGTAGCCATAGGACACAGCTGTAAACTGttgtctagaaaaaaaaacactttcttcatAAAGCCAGGTTCACCAGTGAGATGATATAAAATATCACTTGGAAGCATTTTTCTCTAGCCATCTTGACAAGCGTTTCTTAAAGATTTCTCTCACTGTCTTGGCAagcttttttacttctttttgactTATAAGTGAGTAATGATTCTTCAGTGAGCCAAAGGAAATCCATTTTATAGGgtaaaactgcatttaaaaattatgggtTTAAATTGTTGCCTACATCAGTGATTCCTCATTCTTGGTGGGGAAAATGGTTCAGGTCCATAGAATGGATATGCTTAGGAGACAGTATTTGTAGCCTGTTAGCCATTAACACTGTTCCATTTTTCTCAATTCCtaagtgaaaatattaaaacatacacTTGGAAGCAAGGACTAACCAGAACTTAATCTTTTTCAGAAGCCAAGAAGAAAGCACGCTGTCCTGGACTTGGCTTGTTTTATACATTATTATCTGCCTTCCTTTTCTCAGTGGGctctttatttgttaaaaaagtGCAAGACGTCCATGCTGTAGAAATTAGTGCATTCCGATGTGTGTTCCAAATGCTAGTCGTTATCCCTTGCTTAATATACAGAAAGTAAGTATTTCTTACCTGCGAAGTGGAAGGTATTAACAAATGTATGTAAATCTTTTGACCtgcttaaattatttattctacaGTGTCTGCTTTATCCCTCCCATAGATTTACCAGTTACTGCATTGTTTGGCTCTGATTAATAAAAAGTCATAAGGATTCACCTACAAAAGATGCTCTTATAAGCACAAACCACATACccaagaagggggggggggtagattgAGTTATTCTCCACTCCTCATTTTGAGAACAAAGCTTTCCTTGTACAATTCCTCCATCTTGTAccaccctcccttctttccctctgcaTAACTagtatttagaagaaaaaagtaaatgagagGAAGTGGTGGTGTCTCCTAATATCAAGTTTCTTTCAGTAGAATGGACTGCTCTGTTACCAGGGCAGACAGAAGATTAAAGTAATAATATCAGGGTCTTGCCCCTGGGGTGATGTGGGAAAGGGAAAAGGTAGTCTTGAACAAgaccttttaaaatactttcatgtTTATAGTGTCCTCATCTATGAACTGGAGGGAATGATAATCTTTGTCCTCTACCCTGCACCTTGGTGGCAAGGgccaaataaaattaattatagatCAGAGCACTTGTGTAGAATGTAACAGTATatgaaaactgtcttttttccccatccTTACTGTTCCCTCCCTACCCAATGCCTCTTCCCCTTCCATATAGaacaccctccccaccctttccCAGATTAAAATTATGCCTTCTACACATCCCTGTGTACTTAGAACCCTTAGAGGATAGGCCACTTTGGTTCCTGGTGGCtgtctggctctttctctctttgggcAAAAATGCTTAAACCCTAAACTAAAAGTTTCAGTCACTTGCCCCCAAATTCTCCTTGTATCTATAACATAGTACAGATTCATTTAGAATAGTTTCACCCCGTATCCTGAAGATCTGGTGAAAAATGGTGAAAAGCTACTAAGATTAATATTATCAGAAATTCCTGTATAAGTGTGGGCAAGTCACAGTATTTTAGGAAATGATGGTAAGAGTTCAGAAATTTTCAAGGGTGGCAACTGGTGCTAACACAATTATCTTCCCCATTTTGCAACAGAACAATTGGCAGGGGAAGGCACTAGAAGAATTTTTGAAATCCTTAGCACCAATCTGTTTTGAcctattttatgtttcattatcATGGAAGACTCTTAGCTTCTCAAAGTATGAGTCAAAGGTGACCACAGtttcatttctaaatgaaatgTGGGTCTTCATGTCAGGCTTATAGGCTACCCTAAAGATGTTCAGGGCTGGCACAGGTCAGCAAGCTGCACCTAGCCTGAAATGTACCCAGCATTCTGCTtggtaagtattaaaaaaaaaaaaattgagtatcaGTTGTTATACTTATCCAAATGCTACTTGTTCTTTTTCAGTGTATCTTAACTCTTCTTGCAGAGAATAATGAAAAGTAGTCTGACATCCAGTGGCTAAATTACACTTTAGCATTGCCTCAGCTTTTATAGAAAAACTCGTAAGATTGGCAATGCATACTAGCCACGACCAAGTTTTCTTGTATAAGGCAGCTTAATCTTGAAATTGTACTTATCATAAAAATCATACATtgtcattgtagaaaatttggggaaaacaaggaaaaatcacCTAGGAGACCACTTATTAAGGTTTAACCACGATGaacatttccttttgtcttttttgtaagCATGTATAGACATGGGAAAAgttatatttgttgaattgttAATTATACTATTTATGGAGttctcttttattgattttgcttATACTGTGAACACGTACATGCTTTAGCTATACGTAGAAACCATTTTTTTGAACGTGTATAACATTCAGTTATGGGCCTTAAAATTCACTtactatttccttattttttgccAGTTAGGACTGTAAAAATAACATCTAATTAAgaactgcaatttaaaaaataccaccgTGGTTTAATGTGCGCTCTTTCATTTGAATTTACAGAACCGGATTCATAGGCCCCAAAGGTCAACGCATTTTCCTCCTCCTCAGAGGAGTCCTGGGCTCCACCGCCATGATCCTTTTGTACTACGCTTTCCAGGCGACGTCCCTGGCCGACGCCACCGTCATCACGTTTAGTTCTCCAGTGTTCACGTCCATATTTGCTTGGATATTTCTCAAGGAGAAGTACAGCCCCTGGGATGCCCTCTTCACCGCCTTCACGATCACCGGCGTGATCCTCATCGTGAGGCCCCCGTTTCTGTTCGGAGCCAGCGCTGCGGGCACGGACGAGAGCTACTCTGTTCACCTGAAGGGCACGTTCGCAGCAGTGGCGCACGCTGTCTTTGCCGCCGTGACCATGGTCATCATCAGAAAGATGGGGAAGTCCGTGGACTACTTTCTGAGCATTTGGTATTATGTCGTGCTCGGCCTCCTAGAGAGCGTCATCGTCCTCTTCATCATAGGGGAGTGGAGTCTGCCATACTGCGGGTTGGACAGGCTGTTTCTCATCCTCATCGGCCTGTTTGGTTTGGGGGGTCAGGTGTTTCTCACGAAAGCCCTCCAAATAGAAAAAGCAGGCCCAGTGGCAATAATGAGGACGATGGATGTGGTCTTTGCTTTCATCTTccagattattttctttaacgATATGCCCACGTGGTGGACGGTGGGCGGGGCCCTGTGCGTTGTAGCCAGTAGTACCGGCGCGGCCATTCGGAAATGGTGCCAGAGCTCCAAATGAGGCTGTGGCAGAAGTGCGTTCTTGGTTTTTCTGGGCATCATCCCTCAGTGCGGACACACCGCGCACGCACACGCCTGGAAAGCCTGCATTTCCTTCActgattatatttaataaatttcataattaaagtACCATTTTTGAATATGCTATGTCTTTAATTAGCTAAGAGTTAGCCAGTGTGGTCTAGCAATTACTTTTTTCTCAATTATGTTTTGGTCTTGGTTTGGTTTCTTACTTGCTGTTGTTGGGGTGGTGATGGTAGGAGATCAGGTCTTTAGTTGAAGAAAAACTGCAAAATGTTTTATGACTCTggtataaatgtaattttttaaagtgtatttttggTACTGAGGGGATATAGGTGGGGAGGAAACTTTAGATGTTCTTTTAGCAGTGTAAAAGCTaagaaacttattgataataatgctgctatgattAGATTAGGTCGGTAATTCATTTGAAACCTAATTCCATTTAGGAGGCCAAAGCTGAAACTTGGAAAAGGTGCCTACTTAATGGTGTTAATAATACAAATGAATTAGCCTTATTTTCAAGGCTTTTATACATGGTTATTCTTTTAACACACATgagtgccttttcattttgatgccagaatttttatatgtaaagtttaaaaagtttttaatcacCAGGTTTGGCTAGAAGTTTTCTGTTTCGGTGGCATTCACAACTGTAGCTATCATTCTGTAATTTTAATTGTCCtctggttttggattttgtgtgtgtgtgtgaaactgcACTACGTTTTTCTTAACTTTCTGAGATTTCAGGTCTTTAAGCCGCAAGAGAGAAATCTTGGCAAAACCAGTGTGCACATTTCCATCCTGAAGTATTTCCCCCTCACTAGAAATGTGATTTTCTAtaaattctttttgaatttatagTGTGATGCCAAATACAATTTTCTCAGGATtttattaggttgaaccatatgaaattgccaagATTTTACCTTTTTAACTTACAAAAACCAGAGTTCATTATGGTTCATCCTAATAGATACCTCCCTTACCCTCTCTACACCAA
This genomic stretch from Prionailurus bengalensis isolate Pbe53 chromosome D2, Fcat_Pben_1.1_paternal_pri, whole genome shotgun sequence harbors:
- the SLC35G1 gene encoding solute carrier family 35 member G1; this encodes MRPVDSAGAAEVPEPGLPLTDDAPQGASEEPAAAEAAGTPGPCRCWVCGNSPCGSGASQEAKKKARCPGLGLFYTLLSAFLFSVGSLFVKKVQDVHAVEISAFRCVFQMLVVIPCLIYRKTGFIGPKGQRIFLLLRGVLGSTAMILLYYAFQATSLADATVITFSSPVFTSIFAWIFLKEKYSPWDALFTAFTITGVILIVRPPFLFGASAAGTDESYSVHLKGTFAAVAHAVFAAVTMVIIRKMGKSVDYFLSIWYYVVLGLLESVIVLFIIGEWSLPYCGLDRLFLILIGLFGLGGQVFLTKALQIEKAGPVAIMRTMDVVFAFIFQIIFFNDMPTWWTVGGALCVVASSTGAAIRKWCQSSK